The following are encoded together in the Micromonospora lupini genome:
- a CDS encoding acyl-CoA mutase large subunit family protein produces MSERRSSESGFPIKGVYTSADLPEELDSRLGGPGEFPYTRGVYPTMYTSRPWTMRQYAGFGTATESNARYHQLLRAGTMGLSVAFDLPTQMGYDSDDPIAHGEVGKVGVAIDSIEDMRLLFADIPLDKVSTSMTINAPGSVLLLLYQLVAEENGVPGAALNGTIQNDILKEYIARGTYIFPPKPSLRLVADTFAYCRKEVPKWNTISISGYHMAEAGATPAQEIAFTLANGVEYVRAALAAGLAVDDFAPRLSFFFVARTTLLEEVAKFRAARRIWARLMHDDFGAKDPKSMMLRFHTQTAGVQLTAQQPEVNLVRVAVQGLAAVLGGTQSLHTNSFDEAIALPTEKAARLALRTQQVLAYETDLTATVDPFAGSYVVEAMTAELEAAAVELMERVADHGSAVDAIEAGFQKREIEQSAYRIAQEIDSGERVVVGLNRFAIDEEEPYEPLRVDPTIEAAQAEKLARLRAERDAGTVTRALAELRAAAEGSENVLYPMKEALRARATVGEVCGTLREVWGLYRPTDRF; encoded by the coding sequence ATGAGTGAACGGCGGTCAAGCGAGTCCGGTTTCCCGATCAAGGGCGTCTACACGTCGGCCGACCTTCCGGAGGAGCTGGACTCTCGGCTGGGCGGCCCGGGCGAGTTCCCGTACACCCGGGGGGTCTATCCCACGATGTACACCTCCCGCCCGTGGACCATGCGCCAGTACGCCGGCTTCGGCACCGCCACCGAGTCAAACGCGCGCTACCACCAACTGTTGCGGGCCGGCACCATGGGTCTCTCGGTCGCCTTCGACCTGCCGACGCAGATGGGGTACGACTCCGACGACCCGATCGCGCACGGCGAGGTCGGCAAGGTGGGTGTCGCCATCGACTCCATCGAGGACATGCGCCTGCTCTTCGCCGACATCCCACTGGACAAGGTGTCCACCTCGATGACCATCAACGCGCCGGGCTCGGTGCTGTTGCTGCTCTACCAACTCGTCGCCGAGGAGAACGGGGTGCCGGGCGCGGCGCTCAACGGCACCATCCAGAACGACATCCTCAAGGAGTACATCGCCCGCGGCACGTACATCTTCCCGCCGAAGCCCTCGTTGCGCCTGGTCGCCGACACCTTCGCGTACTGCCGCAAGGAGGTGCCGAAGTGGAACACGATCTCCATCTCCGGCTACCACATGGCCGAGGCCGGCGCGACGCCCGCGCAGGAGATCGCGTTCACCCTGGCCAACGGCGTGGAGTACGTCCGGGCCGCGCTGGCCGCCGGGCTCGCCGTTGACGACTTCGCGCCCCGGCTGTCGTTCTTCTTCGTGGCGCGGACGACGCTGCTGGAGGAGGTGGCGAAGTTCCGCGCCGCCAGGCGGATCTGGGCCCGGCTGATGCATGACGACTTCGGCGCCAAGGATCCGAAGTCGATGATGCTGCGCTTCCACACCCAGACCGCAGGCGTGCAGCTCACCGCCCAGCAGCCGGAGGTGAACCTGGTCCGGGTCGCGGTGCAGGGCCTGGCCGCGGTGCTCGGGGGCACGCAGTCGCTGCACACCAACAGCTTCGACGAGGCCATCGCGCTGCCCACCGAGAAGGCCGCCCGGCTCGCGCTGCGCACCCAGCAGGTGCTGGCGTACGAGACTGACCTGACCGCCACCGTCGACCCGTTCGCCGGCTCGTACGTGGTGGAGGCGATGACCGCCGAACTGGAGGCCGCCGCCGTGGAACTGATGGAGCGGGTGGCCGACCACGGCTCGGCGGTCGACGCGATCGAGGCCGGGTTCCAGAAGCGGGAGATCGAGCAGTCCGCGTACCGGATCGCCCAGGAGATCGACTCCGGCGAGCGGGTGGTGGTGGGGCTCAACCGGTTCGCGATCGACGAGGAGGAGCCGTACGAGCCGCTGCGGGTCGACCCGACGATCGAGGCCGCGCAGGCCGAGAAGTTGGCCCGGCTGCGCGCCGAGCGGGACGCCGGCACGGTGACGCGGGCCCTCGCCGAGCTGCGGGCCGCTGCCGAGGGCTCGGAAAACGTGCTGTACCCGATGAAGGAGGCGCTGCGCGCCCGGGCCACGGTGGGCGAGGTCTGCGGGACGCTGCGCGAGGTGTGGGGGCTGTACCGGCCCACCGACCGGTTCTGA
- the thrS gene encoding threonine--tRNA ligase — MIDHRRLGRELDLFVSDPLAGAGLPIWLPAGAAARHAVEEYVRDLERRSGHQHVYSPPLGKRELFELSGHLGYFADDMFPPMRLSADDEFVLRPALCPHHALVFRARGRSYRELPLRIAELGGMYRSERSGVLGGLSRVRAISLNDAHTFCAPEQVGAEVAEVLRLIREAHAALGVRPAGLRLSLRGPGEKYVGDDAQWARAEDLLRGALDGVDYVEAPGEAAFYGPKIDIQIVDAAGRESTISTIQVDFDKPERFDLSYTDSDGSRRRPVMLHRSLVGSMERLFAYLIEVHEGAFPAWFAPVQLVLLPVDDGQADAAAELARRAVDAGLRVEVDAAGSLGARVRDAARRRVPYLGVLGAREVADGRLALRLRGGRALDPMPAAAALALIGGQVAARAADLLPAD, encoded by the coding sequence ATGATCGACCACCGTAGGCTCGGCCGTGAGCTGGACCTCTTCGTCTCCGATCCGCTGGCCGGCGCCGGCCTGCCGATCTGGCTGCCGGCAGGCGCCGCCGCCCGGCACGCCGTCGAGGAGTACGTGCGGGATCTGGAGCGCCGCTCCGGCCACCAGCACGTCTACTCGCCGCCGTTGGGCAAGCGCGAACTGTTCGAACTCTCCGGTCACCTCGGCTACTTCGCCGACGACATGTTCCCGCCGATGCGGCTCAGCGCCGACGACGAGTTCGTGCTCCGCCCGGCGCTCTGCCCGCACCACGCGTTGGTGTTCCGTGCTCGGGGCCGCTCCTACCGGGAGTTGCCGCTGCGGATCGCGGAGCTGGGCGGGATGTACCGCTCGGAGCGCTCCGGGGTGCTCGGTGGGCTGTCCCGGGTACGCGCGATCTCGCTCAACGACGCGCACACCTTCTGCGCTCCCGAGCAGGTGGGCGCGGAGGTCGCGGAGGTCCTCCGGCTGATCCGCGAAGCGCACGCCGCGCTCGGCGTCCGTCCGGCCGGGCTCCGACTGTCGCTGCGCGGGCCGGGCGAGAAGTACGTCGGCGACGACGCGCAGTGGGCCCGCGCGGAGGACCTGCTCCGGGGAGCGCTGGACGGGGTGGACTACGTCGAGGCGCCCGGGGAGGCCGCCTTCTACGGTCCGAAGATCGACATTCAGATCGTGGACGCGGCCGGCCGGGAGTCGACCATCTCCACCATTCAGGTGGACTTCGACAAACCCGAGCGGTTCGACCTGTCGTACACCGATTCCGACGGCAGCAGGCGTCGGCCCGTCATGCTGCACCGCAGCCTGGTCGGCAGCATGGAGCGGCTGTTCGCGTACCTCATCGAGGTGCACGAGGGCGCGTTCCCGGCCTGGTTCGCGCCAGTGCAGTTGGTGTTGCTGCCGGTGGACGACGGACAGGCCGACGCGGCGGCCGAGCTGGCCCGGCGGGCCGTCGACGCCGGCCTGCGGGTGGAGGTCGACGCCGCCGGCTCGCTGGGCGCCCGGGTCCGGGACGCGGCTCGCCGCCGTGTCCCGTACCTCGGGGTGCTGGGTGCCCGGGAGGTGGCCGACGGACGCCTCGCGCTGCGCCTGCGTGGTGGCCGCGCCCTGGACCCGATGCCCGCCGCCGCCGCGCTCGCCCTGATCGGCGGGCAGGTCGCCGCCCGCGCGGCCGACCTGCTCCCGGCGGACTGA
- a CDS encoding DedA family protein, with the protein MPELLTDVASPTWAYLVLLGLLIADAFVPVIPTQIVMITSGALTVYGGLSLPITIAVGALGVFAGDLACYLLGRGAPDRRAPRHAEPSRARRMASRVTQGLRQPGPLVILLCRFVPGGRMAACFSAGRSRYPYRLFALYEAIAALGWATYGALVGHLGGTALTESAWRLAIIATAAAAGFAAAGWAMTLISARHARTAAGTDIPID; encoded by the coding sequence GTGCCCGAACTACTGACTGACGTCGCGTCGCCGACGTGGGCGTACCTGGTGCTGCTCGGCCTCCTGATCGCGGACGCCTTCGTACCGGTGATACCCACCCAGATCGTCATGATCACCAGCGGCGCGCTCACCGTGTACGGCGGCCTCAGCCTGCCGATCACCATCGCCGTCGGCGCGCTCGGCGTGTTCGCCGGTGACCTCGCCTGCTACCTGCTCGGCCGCGGCGCACCGGACCGGCGGGCGCCCCGGCACGCCGAGCCCAGCCGGGCCCGCCGGATGGCGAGCCGGGTCACGCAGGGACTGCGCCAACCCGGGCCGCTTGTCATCCTGCTCTGCCGCTTCGTGCCCGGCGGGCGCATGGCGGCCTGCTTCTCGGCCGGCCGCAGCCGCTATCCGTACCGACTGTTCGCGCTCTACGAGGCGATTGCCGCCCTCGGCTGGGCCACGTACGGCGCGCTGGTCGGGCACCTGGGCGGCACCGCGCTTACCGAGTCCGCCTGGCGGCTGGCAATCATCGCCACCGCCGCGGCGGCCGGCTTCGCCGCAGCCGGGTGGGCCATGACGCTGATCAGCGCCCGCCACGCCCGCACCGCCGCCGGAACCGACATCCCCATCGACTGA
- a CDS encoding DUF4349 domain-containing protein, which translates to MDGRKGRRRSALLAAGTLAAALALAGCSAGDSGSSDSADSAAKAPVVGEAADKGRDADAAGAGAGAPDLRVDQRAIIYTGTMRVQVANVDDAAREVNAAVTRAGGFIGGDQRRSAEADAVAELQLRVPAAKFAGVVEEVAKLGRQQSREINTQDVTEETVDLEARIITQRARVDSARRLLSRASSIADLVSLENELGRREADLASLEAKKRRLADLTALSTITVSLAGPAAKTSEEKAETGFLVGLKGGWSAFVTSMTILLTVLGALLPWLVAFGVPLAVLLVVLRRRRKSPALVATGVSAPQPVPAARSAP; encoded by the coding sequence ATGGACGGACGGAAAGGACGGCGCCGCAGCGCACTACTGGCGGCAGGGACACTCGCGGCGGCGCTGGCCCTCGCGGGTTGCAGCGCCGGCGACAGCGGATCGTCGGATTCGGCGGATTCGGCGGCGAAGGCGCCGGTCGTGGGCGAGGCGGCCGACAAGGGCCGCGACGCCGACGCGGCGGGGGCCGGGGCAGGCGCTCCGGACCTGCGGGTCGACCAGCGGGCGATCATCTACACCGGAACGATGCGGGTGCAGGTGGCCAACGTGGACGATGCTGCCCGCGAGGTGAACGCGGCGGTCACCCGGGCCGGTGGTTTCATCGGCGGCGACCAGCGGCGCAGCGCCGAGGCCGACGCCGTGGCGGAGTTGCAGTTGCGGGTGCCGGCGGCGAAGTTCGCCGGGGTCGTGGAGGAGGTCGCGAAGCTCGGCCGGCAGCAGAGCCGGGAGATCAACACTCAGGACGTCACCGAGGAGACCGTCGACCTGGAGGCCCGGATCATCACTCAGCGGGCGCGCGTGGACAGCGCACGCCGGTTGCTCTCCCGCGCCAGCTCGATCGCCGACCTGGTCTCGTTGGAGAACGAGTTGGGTCGCCGGGAGGCGGACCTGGCCTCGCTGGAGGCCAAGAAGCGTCGACTGGCCGATCTGACCGCGCTGTCCACGATCACGGTGTCCCTGGCCGGGCCGGCGGCGAAGACGAGCGAGGAGAAGGCCGAGACCGGCTTCCTGGTCGGGCTCAAGGGGGGCTGGTCGGCGTTCGTCACCTCGATGACGATCCTGCTCACCGTCCTGGGCGCGCTGCTGCCGTGGCTGGTGGCGTTCGGCGTACCGCTTGCGGTTCTGCTTGTGGTGTTGCGCCGGCGACGGAAGTCGCCGGCGCTTGTCGCCACCGGAGTCAGCGCGCCGCAGCCAGTGCCCGCAGCGCGGTCTGCACCATGA
- a CDS encoding DUF998 domain-containing protein, whose protein sequence is MSRTWNTGVVALGGIALAAVLTVIGHLEVNDDLNPWALTISDFAVSDRGGVIDVAMVVLALASVALLYGLRRAGPPRPRSGRTAELLLGAWAAGLLLAAVVPTNEPGTAMTTASYLHRYTSVIAFLALPVGGWLLARRPDLDAAARTLRTLALLSLTLAAAMVWSAYPGDRVLIGLAERLLILTEVAVLATVAVMQTRRLTPARGASAGGRPR, encoded by the coding sequence ATGTCTCGAACCTGGAACACCGGTGTGGTGGCCCTCGGCGGAATCGCCCTGGCGGCGGTGCTCACCGTAATCGGTCACCTCGAGGTCAACGACGACCTCAATCCGTGGGCGCTGACCATCAGCGACTTCGCGGTCTCCGACCGTGGTGGCGTCATCGACGTCGCCATGGTGGTGCTGGCGCTCGCCAGCGTCGCCCTGCTGTACGGGCTGCGCCGCGCAGGCCCACCCCGGCCCCGCTCCGGTCGAACGGCCGAGCTGCTGCTCGGGGCCTGGGCGGCGGGGCTGCTGCTGGCCGCCGTCGTGCCGACCAATGAGCCGGGCACCGCCATGACCACCGCCTCCTACCTGCACCGGTACACGTCGGTGATCGCCTTCCTGGCGCTGCCGGTCGGCGGCTGGCTGCTCGCCCGCCGGCCCGACCTGGACGCGGCCGCCCGGACGCTGCGCACCCTGGCCCTACTCAGCCTGACCTTGGCGGCGGCGATGGTCTGGTCCGCCTACCCCGGTGACCGCGTGCTGATCGGCCTGGCCGAACGCCTGCTCATCCTCACCGAGGTGGCCGTTCTCGCCACCGTCGCCGTGATGCAGACCCGGCGGCTCACTCCAGCTCGTGGAGCATCAGCTGGCGGGCGGCCTCGGTGA
- a CDS encoding GNAT family N-acetyltransferase translates to MTLPAGWTTRRPTLDDVPEILAVVHAADTFAIGHPDFDAEDVEASLTAPYVDPTRDSWLALDPDGTVVAWATVDNPTGVGREFVEVYVDPERAGTLRAPLLARQLDRVAERAAERRLPALTVRCAVCAPERDWARDLRAAGFTVAKRYVRMRRSLADLPAEPSPPPGVTVRPVRPDDEAELREFHRIHDVAFGDTPDHEPLSYERWRARIGDVTAWDEWFVAEVDGVLAGALQSSDQALDQQQGWVKSLSVLPAYRRRGVGAALLRRAFARYAQKGRESAGLGVDLTNPTAPLSLYESVGLRETLWTDMYERVVPASGV, encoded by the coding sequence GTGACGCTTCCCGCCGGCTGGACCACGCGCCGCCCCACCCTCGACGACGTACCGGAGATCCTCGCGGTGGTGCACGCGGCCGACACCTTCGCCATCGGCCATCCCGACTTCGACGCCGAGGACGTCGAGGCGTCGCTGACCGCCCCCTACGTCGACCCGACCCGGGACTCCTGGCTGGCGCTCGATCCGGACGGCACGGTTGTCGCCTGGGCGACGGTGGACAACCCGACAGGGGTCGGCCGGGAGTTCGTGGAGGTCTACGTCGACCCGGAGCGGGCCGGCACCCTCCGCGCGCCACTGCTGGCCCGTCAGCTCGACCGGGTGGCCGAGCGCGCCGCCGAACGGCGGCTGCCGGCGCTCACCGTCCGGTGCGCGGTCTGCGCCCCGGAACGCGACTGGGCCCGGGACCTGCGCGCCGCCGGTTTCACCGTGGCCAAGCGGTACGTGCGGATGCGCCGTTCGCTTGCCGACCTGCCGGCAGAGCCGTCGCCGCCGCCCGGGGTCACCGTGCGGCCGGTCCGCCCGGACGACGAGGCCGAGCTGCGGGAGTTCCACCGGATCCACGACGTCGCGTTCGGCGACACCCCGGATCACGAGCCGCTGTCGTACGAGCGGTGGCGGGCCCGTATCGGTGACGTGACGGCCTGGGACGAGTGGTTCGTCGCCGAGGTCGACGGGGTGCTCGCCGGCGCGTTGCAGTCCTCCGACCAGGCGCTCGATCAGCAGCAGGGCTGGGTGAAGAGTCTGTCGGTGCTGCCCGCGTACCGTCGGCGGGGTGTGGGTGCGGCGCTGCTGCGCCGGGCGTTCGCCCGCTACGCGCAGAAGGGGCGGGAGTCGGCCGGTCTGGGGGTGGACCTCACCAACCCGACGGCGCCGCTGTCGCTGTACGAGTCGGTGGGCCTGCGGGAGACCCTGTGGACCGACATGTACGAGCGGGTCGTCCCGGCCTCCGGTGTGTGA
- a CDS encoding gamma-glutamylcyclotransferase — translation MRHHAAYGSNLDPARMRAYCPHSPMVGTGWLEGWRLTFAGADVIGWEGAVSTVVESPGDRVFVAIYDIHPYDAAQLDEIEGVTAGTYRKLHVRISTLDGDVTAWVYVFDGYEGGLPTSWYLSEIANAAEKAGAPDDYVTELRSRPTGTASP, via the coding sequence GTGCGTCATCACGCCGCCTACGGCTCAAACCTCGACCCGGCCCGGATGCGGGCCTACTGCCCGCACTCGCCCATGGTGGGCACCGGCTGGCTGGAGGGGTGGCGGCTGACCTTCGCCGGCGCCGACGTGATCGGCTGGGAGGGCGCGGTGAGCACCGTCGTCGAGTCTCCCGGCGACCGGGTCTTCGTGGCGATCTACGACATCCACCCGTACGACGCGGCCCAGCTCGACGAGATCGAGGGGGTGACCGCCGGCACGTACCGCAAGCTGCACGTCCGGATCTCGACCCTCGACGGCGACGTGACCGCGTGGGTCTACGTGTTCGACGGGTACGAGGGTGGCCTGCCGACCTCGTGGTACCTGTCCGAGATCGCGAACGCCGCCGAGAAGGCTGGTGCGCCGGACGACTACGTCACCGAGCTGCGGTCCCGTCCCACCGGCACCGCATCCCCGTAG
- a CDS encoding NAD(P)H-quinone dehydrogenase — protein sequence MSRIVIIGGGPAGYEAALVAAQLDADVTVIEADGAGGACVLSDCVPSKTFIASSQVVTGYRDTEEFGVHSDGLEAVTVDAQAVHERVKRLALAQSADIHAKLLKAGVTFVAGTARMGEDALGHTHRVIVTPADGGEEYSIAASTVLVATGSTPRQLPTAVPDGERILTWRQVYDLPELPEHLIVVGSGVTGAEFASAYLAMGVEVTLVSSRDRVMPHEDADAASAIERVFRNRGMNILNNSRADAVRRTADGVEVELSDGRRVTGSHALIAVGSIPNTANLGLAEYGVELGRGGYVTVDRVSRTNVPGIYAAGDCTGVLLLASVAAMQGRIAMWHALGEAVRPLRLRTVAANVFTDPELATVGVSQDEVDAGKTPARQVMLPLSGNARAKMDDLSDGFVKLFCRPASGQVIGGVVVAPKASELILPITMAVENNLTVNELAQTITIYPSLSGSITEAARQLMLHELE from the coding sequence GTGAGCCGGATCGTGATCATCGGCGGTGGGCCGGCCGGGTACGAGGCGGCGTTGGTCGCCGCCCAACTGGACGCCGATGTCACGGTGATCGAGGCCGACGGCGCGGGCGGGGCCTGCGTGCTCTCCGACTGCGTGCCGTCGAAGACGTTCATCGCCAGCTCGCAGGTGGTCACCGGTTACCGGGACACCGAGGAGTTCGGGGTGCACTCGGACGGCCTGGAGGCCGTCACCGTCGACGCGCAGGCCGTGCACGAGCGGGTCAAGCGGCTGGCGCTGGCGCAGTCCGCCGACATCCACGCCAAACTGCTCAAGGCCGGGGTCACATTCGTGGCCGGCACCGCCCGCATGGGCGAGGACGCCCTCGGGCACACCCACCGGGTCATCGTCACCCCCGCCGACGGCGGCGAGGAGTACTCGATCGCCGCGTCCACCGTGCTGGTGGCCACCGGCTCGACACCGCGCCAGTTGCCCACCGCCGTACCCGACGGGGAGCGCATCCTGACCTGGCGTCAGGTGTACGACCTGCCGGAGCTGCCCGAGCACCTGATCGTTGTCGGCTCGGGCGTGACCGGCGCCGAGTTCGCCAGCGCGTACCTGGCGATGGGCGTCGAGGTCACCCTGGTCTCCAGCCGGGACCGGGTGATGCCGCACGAGGACGCCGACGCGGCGTCGGCCATCGAGCGGGTGTTCCGCAATCGGGGCATGAACATCCTCAACAACTCCCGCGCCGACGCGGTCCGGCGTACCGCCGACGGGGTGGAGGTGGAGCTGTCCGACGGCCGTAGGGTCACCGGCTCGCACGCGCTGATCGCGGTCGGCTCGATCCCCAACACCGCGAACCTGGGCCTGGCCGAGTACGGCGTGGAGTTGGGCCGGGGCGGCTACGTCACTGTCGACCGGGTCTCCCGGACGAACGTGCCAGGCATCTACGCCGCCGGTGACTGCACGGGCGTGCTGCTGCTGGCGAGCGTGGCCGCCATGCAGGGCCGGATCGCGATGTGGCACGCCCTCGGCGAGGCGGTCCGTCCACTACGGCTGCGGACCGTCGCGGCGAACGTCTTCACCGACCCGGAGTTGGCCACCGTGGGCGTCTCGCAGGACGAGGTGGACGCGGGCAAGACCCCGGCCCGGCAGGTGATGCTGCCGCTGTCCGGCAACGCCCGCGCCAAGATGGACGACCTCTCCGACGGCTTCGTGAAGCTGTTCTGCCGGCCGGCGAGCGGCCAGGTGATCGGCGGCGTGGTCGTCGCCCCGAAGGCCAGCGAGCTGATCCTGCCGATCACCATGGCCGTGGAGAACAACCTGACGGTCAACGAGTTGGCCCAGACGATCACGATCTACCCGAGCCTGTCCGGCTCCATCACCGAGGCCGCCCGCCAGCTGATGCTCCACGAGCTGGAGTGA
- a CDS encoding SCO6745 family protein → MTPEQIAAASKPVILDLGDGFSRCPSTLQRARQLGISGWAFYITGRAGALGDVRAETAAAAIGFVAPDAVADGWDAAARVLRPAEVAAASLVECCRWGTQQLAVLPWAERLAGLVERAVVAADASGMPLFAAWRAMPLPDLSAGARSAAGLRLLREHFTGAYLLAVRASGMTPLEAVLAGPEGEAGAVACGWLPPYPPVGPLVRRRLWAEAVTNRLAAPAFAALGPADGAELVELLHRTRADLAG, encoded by the coding sequence ATGACGCCGGAGCAGATCGCCGCCGCCAGCAAGCCCGTCATCCTCGATCTCGGCGACGGGTTCAGCAGGTGCCCGAGCACGCTGCAACGGGCCCGACAGCTCGGCATCTCCGGCTGGGCCTTCTACATCACCGGTCGGGCCGGCGCCCTCGGTGACGTACGGGCGGAGACGGCCGCCGCGGCCATCGGCTTCGTCGCACCGGACGCCGTCGCCGACGGCTGGGACGCCGCCGCCCGGGTCCTGCGGCCGGCCGAGGTGGCCGCCGCGAGTCTCGTCGAGTGCTGCCGGTGGGGGACGCAGCAGTTGGCGGTGCTGCCGTGGGCCGAGCGCCTGGCCGGCCTCGTCGAGCGGGCGGTGGTCGCCGCGGACGCCAGCGGCATGCCGCTCTTCGCCGCGTGGCGGGCCATGCCGCTGCCGGATCTGTCCGCGGGCGCCCGAAGCGCCGCCGGGCTGCGGCTGCTGCGTGAACACTTCACAGGCGCCTACCTGCTGGCCGTGCGCGCCTCCGGCATGACCCCGCTCGAGGCGGTGCTGGCCGGGCCGGAGGGGGAGGCCGGCGCGGTGGCGTGCGGTTGGCTGCCGCCGTACCCTCCGGTCGGGCCGCTGGTGCGTCGGCGGCTCTGGGCGGAGGCGGTGACAAACCGGTTGGCCGCGCCGGCGTTCGCGGCGCTCGGCCCCGCCGACGGCGCCGAGCTGGTGGAGCTTCTGCACCGCACCCGCGCCGACCTCGCCGGCTGA
- a CDS encoding amidohydrolase → MTSALTLPTGGQLASSWPETPPGSQPLPRDLDHLLALRVPGLIATRRHLHSHPELSGTEFETAALIARELSLAGLHPRLLPKGNGVICDVDGRPDGPIIALRADIDALPLDDPKDVPYRSTVEGVCHACGHDVHTSILLGVGMLLAQLADLGELDGRVRLIFQPAEEILPCGSLEVIEAGGLDDVVQIFALHCDPNLPVGQVGLRVGPITAAADNVTVRLSGPGGHTARPHLTVDLVDALGRLITEVPALVSRRVPANSGLLLVFGHASAGTRYNVIPSEASASGTLRVMDRDTWEQAPKIVAQVVRDVIAPTGATVDLEYLRGRPPVCNDSRAIQVLTAATGAALGPEGIAETPQSMGGEDFSWYLEYVPGALARLGVGRAGPNVDLHRASFDVDERAIAAGVRVMVQTALRALAAAR, encoded by the coding sequence GTGACGAGTGCGTTGACGCTGCCCACCGGTGGCCAGCTGGCGTCGTCCTGGCCGGAGACTCCGCCCGGGTCCCAGCCCCTGCCCCGCGACCTGGACCACCTCCTCGCCCTTCGGGTACCGGGGCTCATCGCCACGCGCCGTCACCTCCACTCCCACCCCGAGTTGTCAGGTACGGAGTTCGAGACGGCGGCCCTCATCGCCCGGGAGCTGTCCCTGGCCGGCCTGCACCCTCGGCTGCTGCCCAAGGGCAACGGCGTGATCTGCGACGTCGACGGCCGCCCCGACGGCCCGATCATCGCGCTGCGCGCCGACATCGACGCCCTGCCGCTGGACGACCCCAAGGACGTGCCGTACCGCTCCACCGTCGAGGGCGTCTGCCACGCCTGCGGCCACGACGTGCACACGTCGATCCTGCTGGGCGTCGGCATGCTGCTGGCCCAGCTCGCCGACCTCGGCGAGCTGGACGGCCGGGTCCGGCTCATCTTCCAGCCCGCCGAGGAGATCCTGCCCTGCGGTTCGCTGGAGGTCATCGAGGCCGGCGGTCTGGACGACGTCGTGCAGATCTTCGCCCTGCACTGCGACCCGAACCTGCCGGTGGGCCAGGTCGGCCTGCGGGTCGGCCCGATCACGGCGGCCGCCGACAACGTCACCGTCCGGCTCTCCGGGCCGGGTGGGCACACCGCCCGCCCGCACCTGACCGTCGACCTGGTCGACGCCCTCGGCCGGCTGATCACCGAGGTGCCGGCCCTGGTCAGCCGCCGGGTGCCGGCCAACAGCGGGTTGCTGCTGGTGTTCGGCCACGCCTCGGCCGGCACCCGTTACAACGTCATTCCCTCCGAGGCGTCCGCCTCGGGCACCCTGCGCGTGATGGACCGCGACACCTGGGAGCAGGCTCCCAAGATCGTGGCTCAGGTGGTGCGGGACGTGATCGCCCCGACCGGCGCCACAGTCGACCTGGAGTACCTGCGCGGCCGGCCGCCGGTGTGCAACGACTCCCGGGCGATCCAGGTGCTCACCGCCGCCACCGGCGCCGCGCTCGGCCCGGAGGGGATCGCCGAGACACCGCAGAGCATGGGCGGCGAGGACTTCAGCTGGTATCTGGAGTACGTCCCCGGCGCCCTCGCCCGCCTCGGCGTGGGCCGTGCCGGCCCCAACGTCGACCTGCACCGCGCGTCCTTCGACGTCGACGAGCGGGCCATCGCGGCCGGCGTACGCGTCATGGTGCAGACCGCGCTGCGGGCACTGGCTGCGGCGCGCTGA
- a CDS encoding MBL fold metallo-hydrolase translates to MRLTKYAHSCLRVEHDGGVLVIDPGMFSDPATALDGADAVLITHQHPDHLDLAAVRLQLDRQPFPIFGPASLAEALGDAAEALRPVDAGESFTAAGVAVRAYGGRHAVIHPDIPVVDNLGYLINDVVYHPGDSLVVPDETPVDTLFAPIHAPWSKFSEVVDFIRAVAPRRAYALHDALLNDNGLAVLDRQYAALSGTDYQRLEPGSRVDV, encoded by the coding sequence ATGCGGCTCACCAAGTACGCCCACTCCTGTCTGCGGGTGGAACACGACGGGGGAGTGCTCGTCATCGACCCCGGGATGTTCAGCGACCCCGCGACGGCGTTGGACGGCGCGGACGCGGTGCTGATCACCCATCAACATCCCGACCACCTCGACCTGGCGGCGGTGCGGCTGCAACTGGACCGGCAGCCGTTCCCGATCTTCGGGCCCGCCTCCCTCGCCGAGGCCCTTGGCGACGCGGCCGAGGCGCTGCGCCCGGTCGACGCCGGTGAGTCGTTCACCGCCGCCGGGGTCGCCGTCCGCGCGTACGGCGGGCGGCATGCGGTGATCCACCCCGACATCCCGGTGGTGGACAACCTCGGTTACCTGATCAACGACGTGGTCTACCACCCGGGAGACTCCCTGGTGGTGCCCGACGAGACACCCGTCGACACGCTGTTCGCGCCGATCCACGCCCCCTGGTCGAAGTTCTCCGAGGTGGTCGACTTCATCCGCGCGGTCGCGCCCCGGCGCGCGTACGCCCTGCACGACGCGTTGCTCAACGACAACGGGCTGGCAGTGCTCGACAGGCAGTACGCCGCCCTGTCCGGCACCGACTACCAGCGGCTGGAGCCCGGCAGCCGGGTGGACGTCTGA